Genomic window (Sphingomonas sp. HF-S4):
CGTTCATCTGCTCGCGCAGCTTGGAACGCCAGTCGGTCACCCAGCGTGTGAAGGAGATATAGACGACGACCATCACCAGCGTGCCGGTCACCAGCCAGCCGCCGAAGCGCGTCCAGAAGATGCCGAGCACGAGCCCGAGTTCGAGGATCGTCGGGGCGATGTTGAACAGCAGGAAATAGAGCATCGTGTCGATGCTCTTGGTGCCGCGCTCGACCACCTTGGTGATCGCGCCGGTGCGCCGCTCCAGATGGAAGCGCAGACTCAGCCGGTGGAGGTGCGCGAACACGTCCGACGCCAGCCGGCGCGTCGCGTCCTGCCCGACCTTCTCGAACACCGCGTTGCGCAGATTGTCGAACAGCACGCCGCCCAGCCGCGCGGCGGCGTAGCCCACCACCAGCGCGGTCACCAGCCAGACCGCGTCGCGCGAGCCGCTCGCCATCCGATCGATCGCGCCCTGCAGCGCGAACGGCGCGCCGTAGACCTGGATCAGCTTGGAGATCACCACCAGCGCCAGCGCGATCACGATGCGCGCGCGCAGCCCCGGCGAATCCTTTGGCCACAGATAGGGCAGGAAGCGCCGCATCGTTGCAAGCAACGGCCGCTCGGGTGCGGATTCAGAATTCAGGGGAGGCATCAAGCCCCGATCTGGTGCGCCGGGCGCCGCGATGCAACGTCTTGCCGGAACGGGCGCGGCTCCGCTTCGTTTTATCGGCGAAGGGAAGGACGATGGATCAGGTCCTCTATGTGCTTGCGATCATGGGCTGCGGCGACGATTCGATGCAGTGCCAGCAGGCCCGGCTGGAGCCCGCGCGCTACACCTCGGTTCAGGCATGCCAGGCGGCGGCGGCCGGCGCGCTCCAGCGCAACACCGATTTGGATTTTCCGGTGATCAGCGCCGCCTGCCAGCGCCTGACGCCGCAGATGGTTGATTCCCGTCCGGCGCGCAGCGAACGCTCGGGCAGCTAGAACCCCAACTGTGCTCCGGCCTTCGCCGGAACACAGTAGGACTGTTGCTAGCGGGGCCTTTGCCACAGCGTGTCGGGACGCGGCGTGCCCGAATAGCGCCGTTTGCGGTTGCGCGCTTGCCACCAGGCGCGCGCGATCCAGCCCAGTTTCTCGAGCTTGCCGACCTTGACGCGGTGGTCCCAGGCATGATCGCCGATCGCCGCGACTTTCCGGGCGATCGCGCCGTAGATGCCCGCCGCGGCCAGCACCGCCCAGGCCGATCGGAACGAAAGTGCCGGGGTGCCGCCCCGCGCGCTCTCCTCATAGCAGGCCGCGCATTTCGCCAGCCGCTTGGCGAGCACGCTGAGCCGCGGGCGGAACGGCGGCTTCATGTGCTGGCCCGGGGGCATGTCCATCTCGACCAGCCATTCCTCGGGCAGGTAGCAGCGCCCGATCCGGTCGTCGGCCTCGATGTCGCGGGCGATGTTGGCGAGCTGGAAGGCGAGGCCGAGGTCGCAGGCACGGTCGAGCACCGCGTTGTCGTTGGGCGGCACCCCCATCACCACCGCCATCATGCAGCCGACGGCGCCGGCGACGTGATAGCTGTATTTGAACAAATCGGCTTCGGTGCGGGGGCGCCAGCCCGCCGCGTCTAGCGCGAAGCCTTCGACCACATCCCACACCAGCCGGTGCGGCATGCCGGTCTCTGCGACGACGATGCGCAGCGCGTCGAACGCCGGATCGCCGATCCAGCGGCCCTCGAGCGCCGCCGCGGTGCGCACGCGGATCACCTCGAGCCGCGCCTCGGCCTCGGCATCGCTGACGACATGATGGTGATGGCCGGCATCCTGCCCGTCGGCAAGATCGTCGCACGCGCGGCACCAGGCGTAGAGCAGCCAGGCGCGCTCGCGGGTACGCCTGTCGAACAGCCGGCTCGCCGCGGCGAAGCTCTTCGAGCCGCGACCGATCGACTCGCCAGCCGTTGCAACGATCGCGTCACGCGTTGGCAGCGCGCCGCTCAGAGGTCTTCGCGCTTCATGTTGATGATCGGGATCGTCGGGATGAACGCAGTCATCCTGTCGAGCAGCCCGTCGAGCGTGTCGTCGATCAGCAGCAGCCCCTGGTGCTGCGGCCGCAGGAAGCCGACCGTGCCCATATGCTGCCAGAAGTCGATCAGCTTGTCGTAATAGCCCGCGATGTTGAGCAGCCCGATCGGATCGGCGTGATAGCCGAGCTGCGCCCAGCTCAGCGCTTCCCACAATTCGTCCATCGTCCCGGTGCCGCCGGGCAGGTTGACGAAGCCGTCGGCGAGTTCGGTGAAGCGCGCCTTGCGCTCGTGCATCGTGTCGACGACGTGGAGTTCGGTCAGCCCGCGATGCGCGACTTCGGCATTGACCAGCGCAGTCGGGATCACCCCGATCACTTCGCCCCCAGCTTCGAGGCACGAATCGGCGACCGCGCCCATCAGCCCCAGCCGGCCACCGCCATAGACCACGCCGATGCCGCGCTCGGCGAGCCCGCGGCCGACCGCACGCGCCGCCTCGATATAGACCGGATCGGCGGGGGTGGCCGAGCCGCAATAGACTGCGAGCCGCTTCACCGGCCGTCCCCCAGCATCAGCGCGGCGGTGGCCTTGGCGCTGCCGACCACGCCGGGGATGCCCGCGCCCGGATGCGTGCCCGCGCCGACGAAATAAAGGTTCGAGATCGAATCGTCGCGGTTGTGCGCCCGGAAAAACGCGCTCTGGGTGAGGATCGGCTCGAGGCTGAACGCCGAGCCGAGATGCGCCTTGAGATCGGTGGCGAAATCGGGCGGCGCATAAGAGAATTTGGTCACGAGACGGTCCTTGAGGTCTGGGATCAGCCGGCGTGAGACTTCGGCGAGGATGCGCTCTTCGAGCACGGGACCGATGTCGCGCCAATCGGCGGGGAACTTGCCCAGATGCGGCACCGGCGCAAGCGCGTAGAAGGTCGAATGTCCTTCCGGGGCGACGCTTGGGTCGCTCGCGCTGGGATGATGGAGATAGAGCGAGAAATCCTCGCTCAACACGCCATGATCATAGATGTCGGCAAGGAGGCCCTGATAGCGCGGGCCGAACAGGATCGAATGGTGCGGAATCTCCGGGAAGCTTCCGCGCACGCCGAAATGGACGAGGAACAGCGAGGGCGAGAAGCGCTTTTTCTCCAGGCTCGCCGCCGTGCGCTGGGCGCTGCGCGAGTCGCCGAGCAGATCGCGATAGCTATGGACGATGTCGGCATTGCTGGCGATCGCGTCGGCCTCCAGCTCGAACCCGCTCTCGGTACGCAGTCCGGTGACCCGGTCGCCTAGCGTATGGATCTTGGCGACGGCGTCGCCGAGCCGCACCACGCCGCCCAGCCGCTCGAAATGGCGGACCATCCCGGCGACGAGCCGGTTGGTGCCGCCCTCGGCATACCAGACGCCGCCGTCGCGCTCGAGCTTGTGGATCAGCGCGTAGATCGCGCTCGTCGTCATCGGGTTGCCGCCGACCAGCAGCGTGTGGAAGCTCAGCGCCTGGCGGAGCTTCTCGTTCTTCACGAACCGCGACACGATCGAATAGACCGATCGCCACGCCTGGTATTTCATCAGCGCCGGCGCCGCGCGGACCATCGAGCCGAAATCGAGGAACGCGACATGGCCGAGCTTCTCATAGCCCTCGCGATACACTCCCGCCGAATATTTGAGGAAGCGGCGATAGCCTGCGACGTCCTCGGGATTGAGCCGGGCGATCTCGGCGCGGAGTTGGGGATCGTCGTTCGAATAGTCGAACGCAGTGCCGTCGGGCCAGGACAGCCGGTAGAAGGGCGATACCGGACGTAGCTGGACGTCCTCGGCGATGTCGCGCCCGGAGAGTCGCCAAAGCTCGCGCAGGGCGTCGGGGGCGGTGATCACGGTGGGCCCGGCATCGAAGGTGAAGCCGTCGCGCTCCCAATAATAGGCGCGCCCGCCCGGCTTGTCGCGCGCCTCGACGATCGTCGTATCGACTCCGGCCGATTGCAGGCGGATGGCGAGCGCGAGCCCGCCAAATCCCGCACCGATCACTACCGCTTTCTTCATTTGACCCCCGTTATCGCGCGTACCGCCCGGCCGATCGGCACCGGCGGCTTGCCCGTCATCACCCGGATCTTGTCGCCCAGGCTTGAATTGGCTGCATAGAAGCGCCCGATCAGCCCCTCGTCCAGCCGGTAGAAGCGTTCGAGGACGCGGTAACGTTCCCCAGGCTCGGCGGCGCGGAACAGCATCGCGGCGAGCAGCCGATAGAATTTGCGGCCTTTCCATAGGCGGCGGGCATGGCCCTGCAGCAGGTCGTGCAGCGCCTTGCCGTCGAATAGGCCAGCCTCGGCAACGAGCGCGGCGGTGCGCACCGCATCCGGCAGCGAATAGCTGGTCAGCGGGTGGAACAGGCCGGCACGCACTCCGGCCTTGCCGACACCCTCGCCGCTCGACCGCCAATAGGCCTCGAAATCACCACCGATCGCCACCGGAAGCACGCCGCTTTCCTCGCGCGCGACATCGCGTACCTGCCAGCCTTTCTGGTCCGCATAGGCCTGGATCCGCTCGCCCAGCGCCGCAGCGTCGAGGTCGGACGTGTCGCTGTAGTAGGTGTCCTCGACGAAGACCCGATCGGACGCGAAGGGCAGGCAATAGACGAAGCGATAGCCATCGAGCTGCTCGACCGCTGCGTCCATTACCACCGGGCGTTCAAGCGCGTGCGGCGCTGCCAGCATCAGCTCGCGGCCGAGGAATTTCTGCCAGCCCAATTCGAGCGCCGAGAGGTCGCCCGCGCCGCGGCAGTCGATCACGCCTTTCGCCTCGATCCGGTCGCCGCCGACAAGCTCGACAGCGGTGCTGCTCAGCGCCTGCACCTTGCGCCCGAGCAT
Coding sequences:
- a CDS encoding phytoene desaturase, yielding MKKAVVIGAGFGGLALAIRLQSAGVDTTIVEARDKPGGRAYYWERDGFTFDAGPTVITAPDALRELWRLSGRDIAEDVQLRPVSPFYRLSWPDGTAFDYSNDDPQLRAEIARLNPEDVAGYRRFLKYSAGVYREGYEKLGHVAFLDFGSMVRAAPALMKYQAWRSVYSIVSRFVKNEKLRQALSFHTLLVGGNPMTTSAIYALIHKLERDGGVWYAEGGTNRLVAGMVRHFERLGGVVRLGDAVAKIHTLGDRVTGLRTESGFELEADAIASNADIVHSYRDLLGDSRSAQRTAASLEKKRFSPSLFLVHFGVRGSFPEIPHHSILFGPRYQGLLADIYDHGVLSEDFSLYLHHPSASDPSVAPEGHSTFYALAPVPHLGKFPADWRDIGPVLEERILAEVSRRLIPDLKDRLVTKFSYAPPDFATDLKAHLGSAFSLEPILTQSAFFRAHNRDDSISNLYFVGAGTHPGAGIPGVVGSAKATAALMLGDGR
- a CDS encoding LOG family protein, with product MKRLAVYCGSATPADPVYIEAARAVGRGLAERGIGVVYGGGRLGLMGAVADSCLEAGGEVIGVIPTALVNAEVAHRGLTELHVVDTMHERKARFTELADGFVNLPGGTGTMDELWEALSWAQLGYHADPIGLLNIAGYYDKLIDFWQHMGTVGFLRPQHQGLLLIDDTLDGLLDRMTAFIPTIPIINMKREDL
- the crtY gene encoding lycopene beta-cyclase CrtY, producing the protein MSATISCDLAIIGGGLAGGLIARAVHARHPEARLKLIEAGAHLGGNHLWSFFSSDIAPTNRWLVTPMIGHRWTRYDVAFPGHARTLKSPYHSIESRDFERVLLAGLPEGTAMLGRKVQALSSTAVELVGGDRIEAKGVIDCRGAGDLSALELGWQKFLGRELMLAAPHALERPVVMDAAVEQLDGYRFVYCLPFASDRVFVEDTYYSDTSDLDAAALGERIQAYADQKGWQVRDVAREESGVLPVAIGGDFEAYWRSSGEGVGKAGVRAGLFHPLTSYSLPDAVRTAALVAEAGLFDGKALHDLLQGHARRLWKGRKFYRLLAAMLFRAAEPGERYRVLERFYRLDEGLIGRFYAANSSLGDKIRVMTGKPPVPIGRAVRAITGVK
- a CDS encoding phytoene/squalene synthase family protein; translation: MSGALPTRDAIVATAGESIGRGSKSFAAASRLFDRRTRERAWLLYAWCRACDDLADGQDAGHHHHVVSDAEAEARLEVIRVRTAAALEGRWIGDPAFDALRIVVAETGMPHRLVWDVVEGFALDAAGWRPRTEADLFKYSYHVAGAVGCMMAVVMGVPPNDNAVLDRACDLGLAFQLANIARDIEADDRIGRCYLPEEWLVEMDMPPGQHMKPPFRPRLSVLAKRLAKCAACYEESARGGTPALSFRSAWAVLAAAGIYGAIARKVAAIGDHAWDHRVKVGKLEKLGWIARAWWQARNRKRRYSGTPRPDTLWQRPR